The Streptomyces sp. NBC_01689 genome includes a window with the following:
- a CDS encoding Rossmann-like and DUF2520 domain-containing protein, producing MSTFQQPEPKDRPARLAVGVVGAGRVGPALAAALQLAGHHPVAVSGVSDASRRRAAALLPDVPMMSPAEVLERSDLVLLTVPDDTLPGLVEGLAETGAVRPGQLLVHTSGRYGARVLDPALRAGALPLALHPAMTFTGTPVDVQRLAGCSFGVTAPEELRLAAEALVIEMGGEPEWISEESRPLYHAALALGANHLVTLVAESMDLLRTAGVEAPDRMLGPLLGAALDNALRSGDAALTGPVARGDAGTVAAHVAELRAHAPETVAGYLAMARATADRALAHGLLKPELAEDLLGVLADGASLPDDGSDR from the coding sequence GTGAGTACATTCCAACAGCCGGAACCGAAGGACCGCCCCGCGCGCCTCGCCGTCGGGGTCGTCGGCGCGGGCCGGGTCGGCCCCGCCCTCGCGGCGGCCCTCCAGCTCGCCGGACACCACCCGGTGGCCGTGTCCGGGGTCTCCGACGCCTCCAGGCGACGGGCCGCGGCGCTCCTGCCCGACGTGCCGATGATGTCCCCGGCCGAGGTCCTGGAGCGCTCCGACCTGGTCCTGCTGACCGTCCCGGACGACACCCTGCCCGGCCTCGTCGAGGGGCTCGCCGAGACCGGCGCGGTCCGGCCCGGCCAACTGCTCGTGCACACCTCCGGGCGGTACGGCGCACGCGTGCTCGACCCCGCGCTCCGGGCCGGCGCCCTGCCGCTCGCGCTGCACCCCGCCATGACCTTCACCGGCACCCCGGTGGACGTGCAGCGGCTGGCCGGATGCTCCTTCGGGGTCACCGCGCCCGAGGAGCTGCGCCTCGCCGCCGAGGCCCTCGTGATCGAGATGGGCGGCGAGCCCGAGTGGATCTCCGAGGAGTCCCGGCCGCTCTACCACGCGGCCCTCGCGCTCGGCGCCAACCACCTGGTGACCCTGGTCGCCGAGTCCATGGACCTGCTGCGCACCGCGGGCGTCGAGGCACCCGACCGGATGCTCGGCCCGCTCCTCGGCGCCGCCCTCGACAACGCCCTCAGATCCGGCGACGCGGCCCTCACCGGACCCGTCGCGCGCGGGGACGCGGGCACGGTCGCGGCCCACGTCGCCGAGTTGCGCGCGCACGCCCCGGAGACCGTCGCCGGGTATCTCGCGATGGCGCGCGCGACCGCCGACCGCGCCCTCGCCCACGGACTGCTGAAGCCGGAGCTCGCCGAGGACCTCCTCGGCGTGCTCGCCGACGGCGCGTCCCTGCCCGACGACGGGAGCGACCGATGA
- a CDS encoding L-aspartate oxidase, which yields MTGKGTGTGKGTGTGIRLHAPAPGWALTADVVVVGSGVAGLTAALRCEAAGLTTVVVTKARLDDGSTRWAQGGIAAALGEGDTPEQHLDDTLVAGAGLCDEDAVRILVTEGPDAVRRLIATGAHFDESSEGDLELTREGGHHRRRIAHAGGDATGAEISRALVEAVRARGLRTVENALVLDLLTDAAGRTAGVTLHVMGEGQHDGVGAVHAPAVVLATGGMGQVFSATTNPSVSTGDGVALALRAGAEVSDLEFVQFHPTVLFLGPDAEGQQPLVSEAVRGEGAHLVDADGVRFMLGRHELAELAPRDIVAKGIMRRMQEQDAEHMYLDARHFGAEMWEHRFPTILAACRAHGIDPVTEPVPVAPAAHYASGGVRTDARGRTTVPGLYACGEVACTGVHGANRLASNSLLEGLVYAERIAADIAHRRAEDGLHARVPEPVPHPDRPAHPLLAPESRFAIQRIMTDGAGVLRSARSLAQAADRLQRLHTDARDALDENGKTSEPGVDTWEATNLLCVARVLVEAALRREETRGCHWREDHADRDDTDWRRHIVVRLNPDRTLAVHTTGTADFPPTLPPADGPARSGEIPMSQQTSRDQEQ from the coding sequence GTGACCGGCAAAGGCACAGGTACCGGTAAAGGCACAGGTACTGGCATACGACTGCACGCGCCCGCCCCCGGCTGGGCCCTCACCGCCGACGTGGTCGTCGTCGGGTCCGGCGTCGCCGGCCTGACCGCCGCCCTGCGCTGCGAGGCAGCCGGCCTGACGACCGTCGTCGTCACCAAGGCCCGCCTGGACGACGGCTCCACCCGATGGGCCCAGGGCGGCATCGCCGCGGCCCTCGGCGAGGGCGACACCCCCGAGCAGCACCTCGACGACACCCTGGTCGCGGGCGCGGGACTGTGCGACGAGGACGCGGTACGCATCCTCGTCACCGAGGGCCCCGACGCCGTACGCCGCCTCATCGCGACCGGAGCGCACTTCGACGAGTCCTCCGAGGGCGACCTGGAACTCACCCGCGAGGGCGGCCACCACCGCCGCCGCATCGCGCACGCGGGCGGCGACGCGACGGGCGCCGAGATCTCCCGGGCGCTCGTCGAGGCGGTCCGCGCGCGCGGCCTGCGCACGGTGGAGAACGCGCTCGTCCTGGACCTCCTGACGGACGCCGCCGGCCGCACCGCGGGTGTGACCCTGCACGTCATGGGGGAGGGCCAGCACGACGGCGTGGGAGCCGTGCACGCCCCCGCCGTGGTCCTCGCCACCGGCGGCATGGGCCAGGTCTTCTCCGCGACCACCAACCCCTCCGTCTCCACCGGCGACGGGGTGGCCCTCGCGCTGCGGGCGGGCGCCGAGGTCTCCGATCTCGAATTCGTCCAGTTCCACCCGACCGTGCTGTTCCTCGGCCCGGACGCGGAGGGCCAGCAGCCCCTGGTGTCGGAGGCGGTCCGCGGCGAGGGCGCCCACCTGGTCGACGCGGACGGCGTGCGCTTCATGCTCGGCCGGCACGAACTGGCCGAGCTGGCGCCCCGGGACATCGTCGCCAAGGGCATCATGCGCCGCATGCAGGAGCAGGACGCCGAGCACATGTACCTCGACGCCCGGCACTTCGGCGCGGAGATGTGGGAGCACCGCTTCCCGACCATCCTCGCCGCCTGCCGCGCGCACGGCATCGACCCGGTGACCGAGCCCGTCCCGGTCGCCCCGGCCGCCCACTACGCCTCCGGCGGTGTCCGCACCGACGCCCGGGGCCGCACCACGGTGCCCGGCCTGTACGCCTGCGGCGAGGTCGCGTGCACCGGCGTGCACGGCGCCAACCGGCTCGCCTCCAACTCCCTCCTGGAGGGACTGGTCTACGCCGAGCGCATCGCGGCCGACATCGCGCACCGCCGTGCCGAGGACGGCCTCCACGCGCGCGTGCCCGAGCCGGTCCCGCACCCCGACCGGCCCGCCCACCCGCTGCTCGCGCCCGAGTCCCGCTTCGCCATCCAGCGGATCATGACGGACGGCGCCGGCGTCCTGCGCTCCGCCCGGTCCCTGGCCCAGGCGGCCGACCGACTCCAGCGGCTGCACACCGACGCCCGGGACGCCCTCGACGAGAACGGCAAGACCTCCGAGCCCGGCGTCGACACCTGGGAGGCCACCAACCTCCTGTGCGTGGCGCGGGTCCTGGTCGAAGCGGCCCTCAGGCGCGAGGAGACCCGCGGCTGCCACTGGCGCGAGGACCACGCCGACCGCGACGACACCGACTGGCGCCGGCACATCGTCGTACGGCTGAATCCCGACCGCACGCTCGCCGTGCACACCACCGGCACAGCAGACTTCCCCCCGACCCTCCCCCCGGCGGACGGCCCCGCCCGGAGCGGGGAGATCCCCATGTCCCAGCAGACGTCCCGCGACCAGGAGC
- the panC gene encoding pantoate--beta-alanine ligase: protein MTALLRTSDDLHARGRGDRRVVVMTMGALHEGHATLIRTARGIAGPGGDVVVTVFVNPLQFGAGEDLDRYPRTLDSDLEIAGRAGADAVFAPSVDEVYPGGEPQVRLSAGPMGERLEGAARPGHFDGMLTVVAKLLHLTRPDTALFGQKDAQQLALIRRMVRDLNFGMEIVGVPTVREEDGLALSSRNRFLAPDERRTALALSQALFAGRDRHAAQEALRARAREVPATRARAEALSAIGESRAAADAHAVAKAAPGGPSGVRAAARLVLDEAARLRPPLALDYLALVDPSDFTEIQDDFTGEAVLAVAARVGTTRLIDNIPLTFGAAS from the coding sequence ATGACCGCCCTGCTGCGCACCTCCGACGACCTGCACGCGCGCGGACGCGGCGACCGCCGGGTCGTCGTGATGACCATGGGGGCCCTGCACGAGGGCCACGCCACCCTGATCCGCACGGCACGCGGGATCGCGGGCCCGGGCGGCGACGTCGTCGTCACGGTCTTCGTGAACCCGCTCCAGTTCGGCGCCGGCGAGGACCTGGACCGCTACCCGCGCACCCTCGACTCCGACCTCGAGATCGCCGGGCGGGCCGGCGCGGACGCCGTGTTCGCCCCCTCGGTGGACGAGGTCTACCCGGGCGGCGAACCCCAGGTCCGGCTCTCCGCCGGGCCGATGGGCGAACGGCTGGAGGGCGCCGCGCGCCCCGGCCACTTCGACGGCATGCTCACCGTCGTCGCCAAGCTGCTGCACCTCACCCGGCCCGACACGGCCCTGTTCGGGCAGAAGGACGCCCAGCAGCTCGCCCTGATCCGCCGTATGGTCCGCGACCTGAACTTCGGCATGGAGATCGTCGGCGTGCCCACCGTGCGCGAGGAGGACGGGCTCGCCCTCTCCAGCCGCAACCGCTTCCTGGCCCCCGACGAGCGGCGCACCGCCCTCGCCCTCTCCCAGGCGCTCTTCGCCGGCCGCGACCGGCACGCCGCGCAGGAGGCCCTGCGCGCACGGGCCCGCGAGGTGCCCGCCACCCGCGCGCGTGCCGAGGCGCTCAGCGCGATCGGCGAGTCCCGCGCCGCCGCCGACGCGCACGCCGTGGCCAAGGCCGCGCCCGGCGGCCCGTCCGGTGTCCGCGCCGCCGCCCGCCTCGTCCTGGACGAGGCGGCCCGCCTCCGGCCGCCGCTGGCGCTGGACTACCTGGCACTGGTCGATCCGTCCGACTTCACCGAGATCCAGGACGACTTCACCGGCGAGGCGGTCCTCGCCGTCGCCGCCCGGGTCGGGACGACCCGCCTGATCGACAACATCCCCCTCACCTTCGGAGCCGCCTCGTGA